Proteins co-encoded in one Christiangramia fulva genomic window:
- a CDS encoding CsbD family protein, whose amino-acid sequence MNNDQLEGKWKQIRGEFKQKYGRLTDDDVKFSEGKFDEMLGRMQEKTGKSKEELKKEIDKW is encoded by the coding sequence ATGAATAATGATCAGTTAGAAGGAAAGTGGAAACAAATCAGAGGAGAGTTCAAACAGAAATATGGAAGGCTCACCGATGACGATGTTAAATTTTCGGAAGGAAAATTTGATGAAATGTTAGGTCGCATGCAGGAAAAGACCGGAAAATCAAAAGAAGAATTAAAAAAGGAAATAGACAAATGGTAA
- the fahA gene encoding fumarylacetoacetase, giving the protein MSITANDPNRKTWLEIPADTDFPIQNIPFGVFLTRDDVITIGTRIGDYAIDLGALHQLGYFEGIPLTDDIFLQDTLNDFISDGKKTWRLVRNRIAEIFDAKNDKLKNNQEHRTRVLFTLDEIEMQMPVQVGDYTDFYSSKEHATNVGTMFRDPDNALLPNWLHIPVGYHGRSSSIIPSGIPVHRPQGQTKPADSDTPVFGPSQKVDFELEMAFITTDANHLGEPIPVDEAEEYIFGMVIFNDWSARDIQKWEYVPLGPFLAKNFASSISPWIVTMDALEPFRTASPKPEKELLPYLKYSGDKTFDIHLEVSLKPNGGEENLISKSNFKYLYWNMSQQLAHHTVNGCPVMSGDMMASGTISGASEDSFGSMLELTWSGKKPLKLKDGSERSFIEDNDTVIMRGYCQNGNSRIGFGEISTKLLPVYKPKKK; this is encoded by the coding sequence ATGTCAATTACCGCTAACGATCCTAACAGAAAAACCTGGCTCGAAATTCCAGCGGATACCGATTTTCCTATTCAGAATATTCCTTTTGGCGTATTTCTAACACGGGATGATGTAATAACCATCGGTACCCGAATTGGTGACTACGCCATCGACCTTGGCGCTTTACACCAGCTGGGATATTTTGAAGGGATCCCTTTAACTGACGATATATTTTTACAGGATACTTTAAACGATTTTATTTCAGACGGTAAGAAAACCTGGCGGCTGGTTCGTAACCGTATTGCTGAAATTTTCGATGCTAAAAACGATAAACTGAAGAATAATCAGGAACATCGCACCCGCGTGCTTTTCACTTTAGATGAAATTGAAATGCAGATGCCGGTGCAGGTAGGTGATTACACCGATTTTTATTCTTCCAAGGAACATGCGACCAACGTGGGAACCATGTTTCGCGATCCAGATAATGCCTTATTGCCCAACTGGCTCCATATTCCCGTAGGCTACCACGGAAGGAGTTCTTCCATTATTCCTTCGGGAATCCCAGTACATCGCCCACAGGGACAGACAAAACCTGCCGATTCAGACACTCCCGTTTTTGGACCTTCACAAAAAGTAGATTTTGAATTGGAGATGGCTTTTATAACCACCGATGCTAATCATCTTGGGGAGCCTATTCCGGTTGATGAGGCAGAAGAATACATCTTTGGAATGGTGATTTTCAATGACTGGAGCGCGCGAGATATCCAAAAGTGGGAATATGTACCTTTAGGTCCCTTCCTTGCAAAGAATTTCGCCTCTTCCATCTCTCCATGGATAGTAACCATGGATGCATTGGAACCTTTCAGAACAGCAAGTCCGAAACCTGAAAAAGAATTGCTTCCTTATTTGAAATATTCCGGAGATAAAACCTTTGATATTCATCTGGAAGTTTCTCTGAAGCCAAATGGAGGCGAAGAAAACCTGATCTCAAAATCCAACTTCAAATATCTTTACTGGAATATGAGTCAGCAGCTCGCTCACCATACCGTGAATGGTTGCCCGGTAATGTCGGGAGATATGATGGCCTCAGGAACGATTTCCGGTGCCAGTGAAGACTCTTTTGGTTCCATGCTGGAATTGACCTGGAGCGGAAAAAAACCTTTAAAACTGAAGGACGGCAGTGAACGCAGCTTTATTGAAGATAATGATACGGTGATCATGCGCGGCTATTGCCAGAATGGTAATTCCCGAATAGGTTTTGGAGAAATAAGCACAAAACTTCTTCCTGTTTATAAGCCAAAAAAGAAATAA
- the ytxJ gene encoding bacillithiol system redox-active protein YtxJ, giving the protein MGLFDKIFKNENEGEKKENTVVPWNELTSIEQLDSIKIESEEQYVAILKHSTRCGVSRMVLRMFESDYNLPEDAPVKLYFLDLIAHRDVSNAIAEKFGVRHESPQLIIIKDAEVVHHASHQQIEAGKLKELVG; this is encoded by the coding sequence ATGGGATTATTTGATAAAATCTTTAAAAATGAAAATGAAGGAGAAAAGAAAGAAAATACCGTCGTTCCGTGGAATGAACTTACTTCCATTGAGCAACTGGATTCTATTAAAATTGAATCTGAAGAACAATATGTGGCTATTTTGAAACACTCCACGAGATGCGGGGTTAGCCGAATGGTATTGCGAATGTTCGAGTCCGACTATAATCTTCCTGAGGATGCTCCGGTGAAATTATATTTTCTGGACCTTATTGCACACCGCGATGTTTCAAATGCGATAGCCGAAAAGTTTGGCGTTCGGCATGAGAGTCCGCAACTAATTATAATAAAAGATGCCGAAGTGGTCCATCATGCATCTCATCAACAAATAGAGGCAGGCAAGCTTAAGGAGCTGGTTGGGTAA
- a CDS encoding carbohydrate binding family 9 domain-containing protein yields the protein MLKYLQPFIFLFLIASPGLFGQKVNSAYRLHIKKTATPVKVDGIMDDKAWSKAEVADDFYMILPTDTSYAEVLTEVRMTYDQENLYLFVTNHHGIPGPYIVESLRRDFSFSKNDNFLLFMDPFDDQTNGFSFGANAAGAQWDGLMYNGGSVDLSWDNKWTSVVKNYEDKWTFEAAIPFKSIRYKKGIKEWGINFGRNDLKTAEKSSWAPVPRQFPSASLAYTGTLVWDEPPPSTGPNISLIPYVLAGGSKDFNTQDGVKKRSEAGLDAKIGLGSSLNLDLTINPDFSQVEVDRQVTNLDRFELFFPERRQFFLENADIVAGFGYENIRPFFSRRIGLNAPIDFGARLSGNISEDWRINAMSMQTGKVNDIGLPAQNFSVIGIQRRVFSRSNIRAIFVNKELLNYSPDPPSDYPTYNQFNRNLGLEYNLASANNVWTGKAMILKSFSPHESQQNLIHAANLQYTSGHLNFNWRHEYISENYQAEVGYIPRTGYYKINPSIGYLFFGKNKYILNHGPQLSTSIFFNKHWKNTEYLTLFEYMLRFHSQSVFRLWAENNYVQLQQAFDPTNFSGVELAAGTRHQWYRWGAKFNSKPQSLFTYALSYSTGGYYADGAMTNYAAEMGYRFQPYVEISLNATYNALELPEPWGDTKFWLVGPRLDVTLTNKVFFTAFAQYNEQMDNLNLNGRFQWRFSPASDLFLVYTDNYIPYPIQVQNRALLLKLTYWWNL from the coding sequence ATGCTTAAATATTTACAACCTTTTATTTTCCTCTTTCTTATAGCCTCACCTGGACTTTTCGGGCAAAAAGTTAATAGCGCCTATCGCCTACACATAAAAAAAACCGCAACACCAGTAAAAGTTGACGGAATAATGGATGATAAGGCGTGGTCAAAGGCAGAAGTCGCTGATGATTTTTATATGATTCTCCCTACGGATACCAGTTATGCCGAGGTCCTCACTGAGGTAAGAATGACCTATGATCAAGAAAACCTTTATCTATTTGTGACCAATCACCACGGTATCCCAGGTCCCTATATAGTAGAATCATTAAGAAGAGATTTCTCCTTTTCCAAAAACGATAACTTTCTCCTGTTTATGGATCCATTCGATGATCAAACCAATGGTTTTTCCTTTGGAGCCAATGCAGCAGGAGCTCAATGGGATGGCCTGATGTATAACGGCGGATCTGTGGACCTGAGCTGGGACAACAAATGGACTTCAGTTGTAAAAAATTATGAGGATAAATGGACTTTTGAAGCAGCCATACCCTTTAAAAGTATACGATATAAAAAAGGAATTAAAGAATGGGGGATTAATTTTGGCAGAAATGATTTAAAGACTGCTGAAAAATCCAGCTGGGCTCCTGTGCCCCGGCAGTTTCCCTCAGCCTCCTTAGCCTATACAGGCACCCTGGTCTGGGACGAACCCCCACCATCCACTGGGCCAAATATATCTTTAATTCCCTATGTACTGGCTGGAGGAAGCAAGGATTTTAATACCCAGGACGGGGTAAAGAAGCGAAGTGAAGCTGGTCTGGACGCCAAAATTGGGTTAGGCTCTTCCTTAAACCTGGATCTGACAATAAACCCGGATTTTTCCCAGGTAGAGGTCGATCGCCAGGTGACAAATTTGGATCGGTTTGAACTATTTTTTCCGGAACGCAGACAATTCTTCCTGGAAAATGCAGATATAGTGGCCGGTTTCGGGTATGAAAATATCAGGCCCTTCTTCTCACGACGAATAGGTCTTAACGCTCCTATTGATTTTGGTGCCCGTCTTAGCGGGAACATTAGTGAGGACTGGAGGATTAATGCCATGAGTATGCAAACGGGAAAAGTAAATGATATCGGGCTTCCAGCTCAGAACTTCAGCGTTATAGGAATACAGAGACGTGTATTCTCCCGTTCCAACATCCGAGCAATTTTCGTGAATAAAGAATTGCTAAACTACTCCCCTGATCCCCCATCAGACTACCCGACCTACAACCAATTCAACAGAAACCTGGGACTGGAATATAACCTTGCTTCCGCCAATAATGTCTGGACTGGCAAAGCCATGATTTTAAAGTCTTTTAGCCCCCATGAATCACAACAAAATTTAATTCACGCCGCCAATTTACAATATACCAGTGGCCATCTTAACTTTAACTGGAGACATGAGTATATATCGGAAAATTACCAGGCTGAAGTCGGTTATATCCCGCGCACCGGTTACTACAAGATCAATCCTAGTATTGGCTATCTTTTTTTTGGAAAGAACAAATATATCCTAAACCATGGCCCCCAGTTAAGCACTTCAATATTCTTTAACAAGCACTGGAAGAATACCGAATATCTTACATTGTTTGAGTATATGCTGCGGTTTCATAGCCAAAGCGTTTTTAGGCTATGGGCAGAGAATAATTATGTGCAGCTGCAACAAGCCTTTGATCCTACTAATTTTAGTGGTGTTGAACTGGCTGCCGGTACTCGACATCAGTGGTACCGTTGGGGTGCAAAATTTAATTCTAAACCTCAGAGCCTTTTCACATATGCGTTATCATACAGTACAGGTGGATATTATGCAGATGGAGCGATGACTAATTACGCTGCCGAAATGGGGTATAGGTTTCAGCCGTATGTGGAAATCTCTCTTAACGCCACCTATAACGCTCTGGAACTACCGGAGCCATGGGGAGACACCAAGTTCTGGCTGGTTGGTCCACGCCTGGATGTGACTCTGACCAATAAGGTATTCTTTACGGCCTTTGCCCAGTATAATGAGCAAATGGACAACCTCAATCTAAATGGTCGCTTTCAATGGCGCTTTAGTCCGGCATCAGATTTATTCCTTGTTTATACCGATAATTACATTCCTTACCCAATTCAGGTGCAAAACAGAGCATTGTTACTTAAACTCACCTATTGGTGGAATTTATAA
- a CDS encoding esterase-like activity of phytase family protein yields MNFRKLLYFLLPLITGCAVTNRIDNSMVKLQFLDEYVLPAETTFQNTKVGGLSGIDRKNGKYYLVCDQSSNPRIYEADIPISDKQIDSVEITGMITVKKGKEFSSAVLDLESVKYDQLRDKFVITSEGSIDSGKDPGVYTLNHKGEIEEKFEIPSYFDAKGEQRPRNNGVFEGLAESYDNRGYWVADELPLEKDGPKPKIYPTHSHIRITKYDKNTGEPMKQFAYKLEGISKLPINFFAINGVTELLEYAPDKFLVLERAYSAGYGPHSNTVKIFQIDASEATNTLKMESLKKNKYEMPEKHLVFNFKSVRDQLTDGIIDNIEGMCFGPVLSNGKQSLLFVSDDNFSGFGHQITQFILFEIEYQK; encoded by the coding sequence ATGAATTTCAGAAAACTTCTATACTTTTTACTGCCTTTGATCACCGGTTGTGCCGTTACCAACAGAATTGACAATTCTATGGTAAAACTTCAATTTTTAGACGAATATGTACTTCCCGCCGAAACTACCTTTCAAAATACAAAAGTGGGAGGCCTTTCCGGGATAGACCGAAAGAATGGCAAATATTATTTGGTTTGCGACCAGAGCTCCAACCCGAGGATCTATGAAGCTGATATTCCAATTTCTGATAAACAGATAGATTCCGTAGAAATTACCGGCATGATCACGGTTAAAAAGGGAAAAGAATTTTCTTCAGCGGTGCTTGACCTGGAATCGGTAAAATACGATCAGCTCCGCGATAAATTTGTGATTACCAGCGAAGGAAGTATTGACTCTGGCAAGGATCCTGGAGTTTATACTTTGAACCATAAAGGTGAAATAGAAGAAAAATTTGAAATTCCTTCTTATTTTGACGCAAAAGGCGAACAACGGCCAAGGAATAACGGAGTTTTTGAAGGGCTGGCAGAAAGTTATGACAATCGTGGTTATTGGGTGGCCGATGAATTGCCACTGGAAAAGGACGGCCCTAAACCTAAAATTTATCCTACGCATTCGCACATTCGCATCACCAAATACGACAAGAATACGGGTGAACCCATGAAACAGTTCGCTTATAAGTTAGAAGGAATTTCCAAATTACCCATCAATTTTTTCGCGATAAATGGCGTCACAGAATTGCTGGAATATGCCCCTGATAAGTTCCTGGTTTTGGAAAGGGCCTACTCTGCAGGTTATGGCCCGCACAGCAATACGGTAAAGATTTTCCAAATAGATGCTTCAGAAGCGACCAATACCTTGAAAATGGAGAGCTTAAAAAAGAACAAATATGAGATGCCTGAAAAACATCTGGTATTTAATTTTAAATCTGTCAGAGATCAACTTACCGATGGGATAATCGATAATATTGAGGGAATGTGCTTCGGGCCTGTTTTATCAAACGGTAAACAATCCTTGCTTTTTGTATCAGATGATAACTTCAGTGGTTTTGGGCATCAGATTACCCAATTCATACTTTTTGAAATTGAATACCAAAAGTAA
- a CDS encoding histidine phosphatase family protein, with protein MNSILILFSSIVLSLFTNPQKDAIKPTPGTVTTYYLIRHAEKNGNVMTGNPDLTEKGLKRAENWAKVFKDVDFDAVYSTDFIRTIKTATPTAKAQNLEVKLYDPKNLYSDDFQKATNGKTVLVVGHSNTTPKLANAILKNKKYQDLDETEFGALFIVEIFEDGTQTSKVLYIN; from the coding sequence ATGAATAGCATCTTAATTTTATTCAGCTCTATTGTCCTCAGTCTTTTTACAAATCCGCAGAAAGACGCTATTAAACCCACACCCGGTACTGTGACTACTTACTATCTCATCCGGCATGCGGAAAAAAATGGAAATGTTATGACAGGAAATCCCGATTTGACCGAAAAAGGCCTCAAAAGAGCAGAAAATTGGGCGAAGGTTTTTAAGGATGTTGATTTTGATGCCGTTTATAGTACGGATTTCATAAGGACGATCAAAACGGCTACACCTACCGCCAAAGCTCAGAACCTGGAGGTGAAATTATACGACCCGAAAAATCTCTACAGCGATGATTTTCAGAAAGCGACAAATGGAAAAACCGTTCTGGTAGTGGGACATAGTAATACTACTCCTAAACTCGCCAACGCGATCCTAAAAAATAAAAAATATCAGGATCTGGACGAAACGGAATTTGGTGCTTTATTTATCGTGGAGATTTTTGAAGATGGCACCCAAACAAGCAAAGTTCTGTATATCAATTAG
- a CDS encoding acyl-CoA thioesterase, translated as MEINPEIFEKRIRVRRKHLDKQKHVNNVQFVQWIQDVAEEHWESRAPKEYKDKFFWVVIRHEIDYRKEALLREELLLQTYVGETTNATSVRHVIIKRVSDKKVLVEAKTTWCLINSETKRPARITDDLKRIFLK; from the coding sequence ATGGAAATAAATCCCGAAATCTTCGAAAAACGCATTCGTGTAAGAAGAAAACATCTAGACAAACAAAAGCACGTCAATAATGTGCAGTTTGTGCAATGGATACAGGATGTAGCAGAAGAACATTGGGAAAGCAGGGCACCGAAGGAGTACAAAGACAAATTCTTCTGGGTGGTGATCCGGCATGAGATCGATTACAGGAAGGAAGCTCTTTTACGAGAAGAACTTCTGCTTCAAACCTATGTTGGTGAAACCACAAATGCTACTTCAGTAAGGCACGTGATTATAAAAAGAGTAAGCGATAAAAAGGTCCTGGTAGAAGCGAAAACCACCTGGTGCCTGATAAATTCAGAAACTAAAAGACCGGCAAGGATTACCGATGATCTCAAACGTATTTTTCTGAAATAA
- the glyA gene encoding serine hydroxymethyltransferase: MQRDTQLFDLITEEKERQLNGLELIASENFVSDAVLEAAGSVLTNKYAEGYPGKRYYGGCEVVDKVEQLAIDRLKELFNAEYANVQPHSGSQANTAVYASCMKPGDKFLGFDLSHGGHLTHGSPVNFSGKLYQPVFYGVDQETGMIDYDEVARIAKKEKPKMIIAGASAYSREIDYKRFREIADSVGAILFADIAHPAGLIAKGLISDPVPYCHIVTSTTHKTLRGPRGGIIIMGEDFDNPFGEKLKNGNLKKMSAILNSAIFPGNQGGPLEHIIAAKAVAFGEALTDEFLHYMVRVKKNAEKLAKAFVERDYKVISGGTDNHMMLIDLRNKGVSGKEAEEALGKAGITVNKNMVPFDDKSPFVTSGIRIGTPAVTTRGLVEEDMPKILNFIDRVINNINDDAELEKVHNEVKEMMKDRPLFKW, from the coding sequence ATGCAGCGAGACACCCAACTTTTTGATCTAATAACTGAAGAAAAAGAAAGACAATTAAACGGTTTGGAGCTTATTGCAAGCGAGAATTTTGTAAGTGATGCCGTGCTTGAAGCAGCCGGCTCAGTGCTTACAAATAAATACGCCGAAGGTTACCCCGGGAAGAGATATTATGGAGGATGCGAAGTGGTAGATAAGGTGGAGCAACTTGCAATAGACCGCCTGAAAGAATTATTCAATGCTGAATATGCCAATGTACAGCCGCATTCCGGTTCACAGGCAAATACTGCAGTATATGCTTCATGCATGAAACCGGGTGATAAATTCCTTGGTTTTGATCTTTCTCATGGCGGCCATTTAACCCACGGATCACCGGTTAATTTCTCCGGAAAACTTTATCAGCCTGTTTTTTATGGTGTTGATCAGGAAACAGGAATGATCGATTATGATGAAGTAGCCCGAATTGCCAAAAAGGAAAAGCCTAAAATGATCATTGCGGGGGCATCGGCCTATTCGCGGGAGATCGATTATAAAAGATTCAGGGAGATTGCCGATTCAGTAGGAGCGATCCTTTTTGCTGATATCGCGCATCCGGCAGGTCTTATTGCCAAAGGTTTGATAAGTGATCCAGTACCTTATTGCCATATAGTAACTTCTACCACCCATAAAACCCTTCGCGGGCCTCGTGGCGGAATCATTATTATGGGAGAAGATTTCGACAATCCTTTTGGGGAAAAACTAAAGAATGGAAACCTTAAGAAAATGTCAGCTATTCTTAATTCAGCTATTTTTCCGGGAAACCAGGGAGGTCCGTTGGAACATATCATCGCGGCCAAGGCAGTGGCTTTTGGAGAAGCCTTGACCGATGAATTCCTTCATTATATGGTGAGGGTTAAGAAAAATGCCGAAAAACTCGCGAAAGCTTTTGTAGAGAGAGATTATAAAGTGATTTCCGGAGGTACCGATAACCACATGATGCTGATCGATCTTCGAAATAAAGGTGTGAGCGGGAAAGAGGCCGAAGAAGCTTTGGGAAAAGCCGGAATTACCGTGAACAAGAACATGGTACCTTTTGATGATAAATCACCTTTTGTGACTTCCGGAATACGAATTGGAACACCTGCAGTCACGACAAGAGGGTTGGTAGAGGAAGATATGCCTAAAATCCTCAATTTTATAGATCGTGTGATCAACAATATCAACGATGACGCCGAACTTGAAAAGGTTCACAATGAAGTAAAGGAAATGATGAAAGATCGTCCATTGTTTAAGTGGTAA
- the clpB gene encoding ATP-dependent chaperone ClpB: MNFQNFTIKSQEAIQQAQQLAQEMGHQQIENEHLMKAITMVDENVTPFLLKKLNINVNLFNQILDKSLESFPKVSGGDIMLSREAGKTVNEATSIAKKMNDEYVSIEHLILAIFKSSGKVGQMLKDQGATEKGLKAAIEELRQGDRVTSQSAEETYNSLEKYARNLNKLAEEGKLDPVIGRDEEIRRILQILSRRTKNNPMLVGEPGTGKTAIAEGLAHRIVDGDVPENLKDKRIYSLDMGALIAGAKYKGEFEERLKAVIKEVTSSDGNIVLFIDEIHTLVGAGGGQGAMDAANILKPALARGELRAIGATTLDEYQKYFEKDKALERRFQKVNVEEPDTESAISILRGIKEKYETHHKVRIKDEAIIAAVELSQRYITNRFLPDKAIDLMDEAASKLRMEINSKPEELDVLDRKIMQLEIEIEAIKREKDETKLKALRADLANLKEERNDLHARWMSEKEVVDNIQNLKSDIENYKLEAEKAEREGDYGKVAEIRYGKIKESQEKLEKLQQQVAEKQDGKSLIQEEVTYEDIAEVVAKWTGIPVTKMLQSEREKLLKLEEDLHKRVVGQDEAIMAVSDAIRRSRAGLQDQKRPIGSFLFLGTTGVGKTELAKALAEYLFDDESAMTRIDMSEYQERHSVSRLVGAPPGYVGYDEGGQLTEAVRRKPYSVVLLDEIEKAHPDTFNILLQVLDEGRLTDNKGRVADFKNTIIIMTSNMGSQIIQEKFENIKDLDTAMESAKSEVLNLLKQSVRPEFLNRIDDIVMFSPLTQKDIRQIVKLQLKAVKKMLAKQNIVLDATEEAISYLASKGFDPQFGARPVKRVVQREVLNKLSKEILAGKVTTDSIILLDEFNDELVFRNQEHLAEQE, from the coding sequence ATGAATTTTCAAAACTTTACCATAAAATCACAGGAAGCCATCCAGCAGGCTCAGCAGCTTGCCCAGGAGATGGGCCATCAGCAAATTGAAAACGAGCATCTCATGAAAGCCATCACCATGGTTGATGAGAATGTGACGCCTTTCCTGCTGAAAAAACTGAACATCAACGTGAACCTATTCAACCAGATTCTTGATAAAAGCCTGGAGAGTTTTCCGAAGGTTAGCGGAGGTGACATCATGCTTTCCCGGGAAGCCGGAAAAACCGTAAACGAGGCTACAAGTATTGCCAAGAAGATGAATGATGAATATGTTTCTATTGAGCATCTTATTCTGGCAATTTTTAAATCATCCGGCAAGGTAGGCCAGATGCTGAAAGACCAGGGAGCAACCGAAAAAGGCTTGAAAGCTGCTATTGAAGAATTGAGGCAGGGTGATCGTGTGACCTCGCAAAGCGCTGAAGAAACCTATAATTCCCTGGAGAAATATGCCCGAAATCTTAATAAACTGGCGGAAGAAGGGAAACTGGATCCTGTAATTGGGCGCGATGAGGAAATAAGGAGAATTCTTCAGATCCTTTCACGAAGAACAAAGAACAATCCGATGCTCGTAGGTGAACCCGGGACCGGTAAAACCGCGATTGCAGAAGGTTTAGCCCATCGTATCGTTGATGGCGACGTTCCCGAAAACCTGAAAGACAAGCGTATTTATTCACTGGATATGGGTGCCCTTATCGCGGGTGCGAAATATAAAGGTGAATTTGAAGAAAGACTAAAAGCAGTAATAAAAGAAGTTACTTCGAGCGATGGAAATATCGTTCTTTTTATTGACGAGATACATACCCTTGTGGGCGCCGGTGGCGGACAGGGGGCCATGGACGCCGCAAATATCCTGAAACCAGCACTGGCACGTGGAGAACTCCGGGCAATAGGAGCCACAACCCTGGACGAATACCAGAAATATTTTGAAAAGGATAAAGCGCTGGAACGCCGTTTTCAGAAAGTAAATGTTGAAGAACCTGATACCGAGAGCGCGATTTCGATCCTTCGCGGTATCAAGGAAAAATATGAAACTCACCACAAGGTGCGCATCAAAGACGAGGCGATTATCGCAGCCGTGGAGCTTTCACAACGTTATATCACCAACAGGTTCCTGCCTGATAAGGCTATTGATTTGATGGACGAGGCAGCGTCTAAATTAAGAATGGAGATCAACTCTAAACCTGAAGAACTGGACGTTCTTGACAGAAAGATCATGCAGCTGGAAATTGAGATCGAAGCGATCAAGCGTGAAAAAGATGAAACCAAATTAAAAGCCTTAAGAGCCGATCTGGCAAATTTGAAAGAAGAACGCAATGATCTTCATGCCCGCTGGATGAGTGAAAAAGAGGTGGTTGATAATATCCAGAATTTAAAATCGGATATTGAAAATTATAAACTTGAAGCTGAAAAAGCCGAGCGTGAAGGCGATTATGGAAAAGTAGCCGAGATTCGCTATGGAAAGATCAAGGAATCTCAGGAAAAACTGGAAAAACTTCAGCAGCAGGTAGCCGAAAAACAGGATGGTAAATCATTGATCCAGGAAGAAGTCACTTACGAAGATATTGCTGAAGTGGTTGCAAAATGGACCGGTATTCCTGTAACCAAAATGCTGCAAAGCGAACGCGAGAAATTGCTGAAACTGGAGGAAGATCTTCATAAAAGAGTGGTTGGCCAGGACGAGGCTATTATGGCGGTGAGCGATGCAATAAGACGAAGCCGCGCCGGATTACAGGATCAGAAAAGACCAATAGGTTCCTTCCTCTTCCTTGGTACTACCGGTGTTGGTAAAACCGAGCTTGCCAAGGCTCTAGCGGAATATCTGTTCGATGACGAATCGGCGATGACCCGAATCGACATGAGCGAATACCAGGAAAGACATTCGGTAAGTAGGCTGGTAGGGGCGCCTCCCGGATATGTTGGTTATGATGAAGGAGGCCAGCTAACAGAAGCGGTACGAAGAAAACCCTATTCGGTGGTACTCCTTGATGAGATCGAAAAAGCGCACCCCGATACCTTCAATATTTTATTGCAGGTACTCGATGAGGGAAGGCTAACCGATAATAAAGGTCGTGTAGCCGATTTCAAAAATACCATCATTATCATGACCTCGAATATGGGTAGCCAGATCATTCAGGAGAAATTTGAAAATATCAAAGACCTTGATACGGCTATGGAATCGGCAAAATCGGAAGTTTTGAATTTGCTGAAACAAAGTGTACGTCCTGAATTCCTTAACAGGATAGACGATATCGTGATGTTTAGTCCGCTGACTCAAAAAGACATCAGGCAGATTGTAAAACTGCAGCTGAAAGCTGTGAAGAAAATGCTTGCCAAGCAGAATATCGTGCTTGATGCGACTGAGGAAGCTATTAGTTATCTTGCTTCCAAGGGGTTTGATCCACAGTTTGGAGCGAGACCGGTGAAACGAGTGGTTCAGCGGGAAGTTTTGAACAAGCTTTCTAAAGAAATACTGGCTGGAAAAGTTACAACCGATAGTATAATCCTGCTGGATGAATTTAACGATGAACTGGTTTTCCGAAATCAGGAACACCTGGCGGAACAGGAATAA